The DNA region CTTAAATCATAAATCAATTTTGCTTTATTTTCTTTCAAAAGTAAATTAGTTCCCATGCTTTCATGAAGTCTTTGAGGCAAAACATATAAAGGTTTATTTAATTCTAAAGCAAGTCTAGCACTTTGCATAGATCCACTTTTTATATCAGCTTGTGCTATAACAACAACTTTACTCAAAGCAATAATCAAACGATTTCTAAATAAAAAATCATAATTTTTAGGCACATAATTATCCTCATTTTCACTCAAAGCCAAAGCATTTTGATAAATTTGCTTGATTATTTTTTCATTTGTTTTAGGATAAATTTGTCCCAAACCATTAGCAAAAATACCTATAGTATTAGGCATAGCTGCCATACTTGCTGTAATATCTACACCTAAAGCACCTCCACTAACTATACAAATATTAGCATTTTTAAGCATACTAGCTAAAGAAAAAACACAATTTTTTGTATAAACATTCATGCGTCTAGATCCTATAATAGCAATCTTATCTTGTTTTAATAAAGATAAATTTCCTTTATAATATAATTTTTTAGGTGGTTTTTGTAAATTTTTAAAATATTCTAAAAATTCACAATCTAAAATTTTACTTACCATAAATTTCACTCAAATATACAAGATTCACACTTTTTAACAAATCTTTACTTTGCTCTAAAGCCTTAAAAGTGTTTTCCTTAGGGTGAGCTATAGCCAGAGCAAAACCTTTTTTTTGCGCAAGTTTTACTGCACTGAAAAGTTGTTTTTTAATATATGCTATATCATCTTCATTGTCCAAAAAAATATCTCTTTGTATATAAATTTGTCCTAGCTCTTTAGCTATTTTACTTGCTTTAGAATAAGCTATAGTTTTAGAGTCTACAAAAAATATATTTTGAGTTTTTAAAACTTCATAAAGGTTTCTCATAGCCTTTTCATTACTAGTAAATAAACTACCTGTATGATTATTAATATATCTTAAATTCTTAAAATCTTTTTTAATTTGTTTAATTTTTTTATAAATTCTTTCTTTGCTATCATTAGGACTCAAGGTATCAAGTTCAGGTTTATTATAATCAATAGCAGCTAAAGGCAGATGTACCATATAAAAATCAAATTGCAAAGCAAGTTTTGGCGTATTATTATGGTTTTTATCTGGTGGAAAAAAGGAAGGATTAAGTTTTAATTTTAAAGCTTTCAAATTCTTAACTTGATTTGCATTAGCCATATCATCTATAATAATAGCAAGTTTTGGCAAAGA from Campylobacter hepaticus includes:
- a CDS encoding DNA-processing protein DprA → MVSKILDCEFLEYFKNLQKPPKKLYYKGNLSLLKQDKIAIIGSRRMNVYTKNCVFSLASMLKNANICIVSGGALGVDITASMAAMPNTIGIFANGLGQIYPKTNEKIIKQIYQNALALSENEDNYVPKNYDFLFRNRLIIALSKVVVIAQADIKSGSMQSARLALELNKPLYVLPQRLHESMGTNLLLKENKAKLIYDLRDFVDEFAPLNMQKDEFLEFCQKGVSVDEALKIFGEKVYQYELEGKISIESLFIRVLK
- a CDS encoding divergent polysaccharide deacetylase family protein, producing the protein MSKKKLSFIVLIFFLICIVLFVGILIKYKNSQNINYQSDFIIQTKENQEINIDFIDKNITNEHFGIFKPIEEESIQNDQAISILEQRIKDLNISLKEQNLSNKEQNLSLESNQNFILKDENTSLQDNLHLQKDVKPIKDNSLPKLAIIIDDMANANQVKNLKALKLKLNPSFFPPDKNHNNTPKLALQFDFYMVHLPLAAIDYNKPELDTLSPNDSKERIYKKIKQIKKDFKNLRYINNHTGSLFTSNEKAMRNLYEVLKTQNIFFVDSKTIAYSKASKIAKELGQIYIQRDIFLDNEDDIAYIKKQLFSAVKLAQKKGFALAIAHPKENTFKALEQSKDLLKSVNLVYLSEIYGK